CCAGTGAGCTGGTCCAGGGCTTGGACATCGAGATCCCTCAAAGCGCGCTGGAGGAGATCGACCTGACCCTGCCCGAGGGCGATTTGACGGCCGATCTCACGGATTGGAAAGGCACCGGCAAGCTGCGGCTCGAGATTCTCGGGGCTGGTTCGGCCAAGATTCTTCTGCCCGTGGATGCTCGCCTCGAGGAGGGGGCGACCCAACGAGTCGGACAAGGTCGTTGGCAACTCGAGGGGGCCGCTGGCTGGAAACTCGATCTGGAATACTCGCTAGGAGAGGGAGCCCTGACCCTGCAAAGAGGCCCTTCACCGCCATGAAGACTTGGTTCTTACGACGCTTGGAAAATCTGTTGCAGGTCGGGCTGCTTTTGGGGGCCATCGCCACGCTCCTCTCCTATGCGGGGACGTTCTTCTACCAATGGCAGATTGACCTTTTCTCCCACTTTCATTTGCAGTTGGGGCTGGGCTGCTTGGCGGTGGCGGGGGGGCTGCTCCTTTTTCGCAGTTGGCTTCTAGCCGGGCTGGGCTTGCTGCTTTCGGCGGCCCATTGGCTTTCAGTGAGCTATTATTTCATGGGGAGTCCGGTGGTGCCCAAACCAGAAGGTGCCCCCACCCTTTCCGTGCTTACTTTCAATGTCCTGGCTTCCAATCAGGAAAGAAGCGCCCTCTGGAGTTACCTGACCGAGGACCCGCCCGACGTGGTGCTGCTGCAAGAGATTGACCGCGAGTGGGCCCGCTTTCTGGCTCAAAAAGACGGCCCTTGGGAGCACAAGTATTTGCAGCCCCGCGGGCGAATCGAAGGACACGCCCTTCTTTCCCGCTTTCCCTTGAAGGGTATGGGGATGCTCAATCCCAATGGAACCGAGGCGGTGGGAATCGCTTTTGCCACCATCCAGCCCGCGGGCGCGCCGGCCGTGCGATTCTTTTCAGTGCACCCTTTGCCCTCACTCAACGCCGAACTGGAGAAGAAGAGCCTGCATTACCTGGAAGCGCTGGCCGAGGAGGTAGCCCGCGAAGAAGGCTTGGTGGTGGTGGCAGGCGATTTCAACCGAACGCCGTGGTCGCCTCCTCTGGCCGAATTTCTCAAGACCACTGCCCTCGTCGATGTGCGCCGTGGCGGGGGCTTCCCGCCGACTTGGAAACGCTTCACCCTTTTGGGCCTTCCCATTGATCACCTCTTGGTCTCGCGCGGGATCTCGGTCCTCGACCAGCGGGTCGGACCCGCCCTTGGTTCGGATCACCATCCGGTCCGTGCCGAGCTGGCTTTGCCCTGATGAGGATCGGAGCGTCTGTGACCCAGCGGAAGGACCAGCTGGGAGAGGGGTCGCTTGCGATCAGGGGGGCGGACCTTTTGGCCCACGCTTTTGGCCTTTGCCTTTCTTCTTGGACGCTTTGCCTTTCTTTTTGCGCGCGGCCTTCCGTCGCTTTTTGAGCTTTTTCGCGAGCTTGACCCGATAGTCCTGCCCCACGATGTAGCCGCAGCAGTCGTCCGTGCCACAGAGGCAGGGGTGATCCTCGAAGTCGTCCAGATCAAAGCCGTAGTCGAAGCTAAGTTCCTCGCCCTTTCGGATCTTCTTGAGGGCCACCACCCAAATGCGGTCCTGATCGATTTCGGTTTCGCAGTTGGGCTGGCAGGAGTGGTTGATCAAGCGGGCGGTGTTGTAGTCGAAATTGCCATCGATGTCCCACTCGTCATTGAGGATGAAGACATAGACGGCGGCTTCCCCGGTTTGTTTGGCCTTCTCGGCTTGGGCCAGCCCGCGGCGGTTGCCTTCGTCTTTCGTTACCTTTTCGCCCGCGTAGGCGATGACGGGCCAGCCCTTTCGGATGGTCTCGGTGGCAAAGACCCCTTGGCCGTGGATGACCGAGTTCCGGGCCTCGCAGAAAGGGGAGGTCCCCGGCTCGCTTTCCTGCAAGAGGGCCCAGGCTTCTTCGAGGGTGGTCGGGAGCGCCTTCATGGGCGGAGGCGCTGCAAATTGATGGCTCGATCGACTTCTTCGAACTCGCGCAAGAGCGCTTGATTGCGCGCGCTGAGGTCCCCCAAGAGCGCGGTGATTTCCCCCACGCGCTTGCGAAGTTCGGATTGATCGAGGGAGCGACGCTGGTCGTCGAGCTCTTGCTGCATGACGTAGGCATCCCGCTCGATGGCTTGCAGCTCCTGACGGGCTCGCTCGGTCCGCCGATCATTTTCCTCCAAAAGCCCCTCCAACCATTCGCGGCGCTGGGCCATCCGCTCGCCGTAGGTCGACTCGAGAATGAAAAACTCTCCTCCGCTTTCTTTTCCTTCTCTCGATTCCTGAGGAGGGCCGCAAGAGACCAGCAGCCACAGGCTCGCACCGAGGCACAAGCCGGAGAGCGGGCTGCGGAAGGAGGGCATCCCACCATGGTCCCGCATCTACCAAAGGAAGCAAGCGGCGGCCCCGCGGCTTTCTCCCGACCTTCTGAAGGGAGAGAGGCGGTGCTTTCTGGCATTTTGGCCCAGCCCGGCGCGGCTTTTTGCTCGCGCCTTGGTCTGGGCCAGAATATACCTGGCTTTGCTGCCAGTTCAGGGTGAAGCGCA
The Verrucomicrobiota bacterium genome window above contains:
- a CDS encoding endonuclease/exonuclease/phosphatase family protein, translated to MKTWFLRRLENLLQVGLLLGAIATLLSYAGTFFYQWQIDLFSHFHLQLGLGCLAVAGGLLLFRSWLLAGLGLLLSAAHWLSVSYYFMGSPVVPKPEGAPTLSVLTFNVLASNQERSALWSYLTEDPPDVVLLQEIDREWARFLAQKDGPWEHKYLQPRGRIEGHALLSRFPLKGMGMLNPNGTEAVGIAFATIQPAGAPAVRFFSVHPLPSLNAELEKKSLHYLEALAEEVAREEGLVVVAGDFNRTPWSPPLAEFLKTTALVDVRRGGGFPPTWKRFTLLGLPIDHLLVSRGISVLDQRVGPALGSDHHPVRAELALP
- a CDS encoding SET domain-containing protein-lysine N-methyltransferase translates to MKALPTTLEEAWALLQESEPGTSPFCEARNSVIHGQGVFATETIRKGWPVIAYAGEKVTKDEGNRRGLAQAEKAKQTGEAAVYVFILNDEWDIDGNFDYNTARLINHSCQPNCETEIDQDRIWVVALKKIRKGEELSFDYGFDLDDFEDHPCLCGTDDCCGYIVGQDYRVKLAKKLKKRRKAARKKKGKASKKKGKGQKRGPKGPPP